The DNA segment ACAACTTCTCCAACCCCACACCCACTGCAGCACCATCAGTATTCCCCAAGTTCAAGTCATCTTCCTGTACGGCATCAGCAAAGCTCTCAGAGCGTTCTCCAGTTGAACGATCGCGTCCAAAAATCTCACACCAATCATTATAATATGGCCAAGACCTATACCGCATCCCATGGACACTGCTGTCCATCTGTGTGGCAAATTACTGAAATTGTTAGGTCATAACTTGTCACAAGAATATACATGAATGTGTAAGTAAAGCAGCTGAATTCGCAAGATATCAGGCTACTGGAATGTACAGTATAATTCTATACTGTACATTCCCCAACTGCCTACCTCCAATTCAgtacttttgtttttttaataattcagtATAATTCTATACAGAAGATGGATATATTCATAGGAGAGCAGAGCACTGAGCCTAAAAATTTGCCTTCCCCAACTGCCCACCTCCAAAGTCCAAtccaaatattaaaaatttgtaGAAATTCTTACTTTTTGTTTCCTCTTCTGTTCATCTGTGGCACTGTAAATTACTACAAgctattaattatataaatattgatgACAGCAACTAAGTACCACTCTGCATCTTCTCCATTACTTGGCCAGCATAAAAAATGTGAATCCAAGTCTAGATTGGTATACCAGTTGAGTATTTACCTTCTCAAGGAGTTCCCATGCTTCATTTGTGGCGTCAATCATTTTTTCAATTCCATTCCAACCTATTCCGCTCTTGCTTAACAATGTCATTAATGTACCATGAAACTTTTTCCATACATGaatttttgaattgatatgagGATTGGCCCGCAAATCTGTATTTGGGAATGtctttttcatggcatattctAAAAAACCCAAATAACCAATTCGGAATCCATTCTCACTCTTCCAACCGTGATTGACAGCTTCCTTTAATGCTTGAAGGAGAACATCTTCCTCTCTTGTTGTCCACACACGCCTAGTCTTCTCAATTTTTTTGCCCTTGTCATGTCCTTTGCTGCTACTTGTTCTAAACTCCATCTCTactacaaaaaacaaaaaacaaaaaacaaatacagAAGGTTAGTATCTAAGTATAAGATTACTTTTCCAAATCTATTAACAAAAtgacaaatttcaaataaaataaaaagtttcaTTCATAGAACAAAACAGGGAAACCAAACATCCACATTGAGGAATACAAATTATGACATCAACATTGGTAAATCGAAAAATCTACGTGTTCAAAACATATAAATACGACATATATCATGAACTAGAGTACATCGAAATTGCTAAATTATCTCTCCACATATCCCAAGCCGGAGAGGActcaatattttcaataaaaccATCTTCAGTAGTGTTATTGGGACCAACACATGCATCTTCAGCTTCTAAGAAAAGATCATCTGGCATTTCCAATCGAATGAAATTATGTATGAGAATGCATGCCATGATAATTCTGTTTTGAACTTTCAATGGGTAAAATGATGGACTCCGCAAGATGGCCCATCTCCTTTTCAATAATCCAAACGCTCTTTCTATTACATTTCGTGCAGAGCAGTGCTTTGCATTGAAGAATTCCTTGTGATTTTGTGGACCAATGGAGCCATTTCCCCATGCATCCCTGTGGTATCGCACTTTCCTATACGGCGTTAGAAAACCTTCTACATTGCCATATCTGTTGTCACATAAGTAGTATTGACCTGTCATTTTAGTTacaacatgaaaaaaaatgattacGTAGAACAAAAGACAAGAGTTATGTTCAATGTACTATTTGAATTGTAATAAGTAAGTAAAAAATGTATGTTTGACCTCGTGGTACTTTTAGCCCATTTTGTCGATGAATTGCATCTCGAAGTACCCTAGCATCTGCTGCCGATCCTTCCCAGCCAGTTAATGCATAAATGAATCTCATTTCTCGATCACAAACTCCCAAGATATTTACTGTTGTGGTGCCTTTTCTTATTCTGTATTTGGGCTTTTGTTGATTAGACACGTGCACACTTATATATGTCCCATCCAATGCTCCAACACAACCCTACATACAATAATTATTTGTtactttcaaataattttttgctATCATAGATTCACaatgatattcaaaatataaataaacatacCTTAAACCATTTCCATGTTTCGTTAGTACAACTTTCATCAACAGGAACATGCTTCGCGATAAGTATTGGGTATAGCTTTAAGATTGATTTCAGAACTTCGTGAAAATGAGTGCTAACAGTGTGTCCACTACGTATATAGTCATGACTTatgattctattttttttatgatgagcTAGTATGGACAAGAACATAGCCACCTTCTCCTCAACCATTACATGCCTAGATTCTACAAGTCCTCCAACATGTGTGAGCAAGTAACATAGTCGTTCAAATGCATTACGATACATCGTCAAGTTGACAATGCATTGTGTATCTCCTAATTCAATAATCCTATGCAAGTGATTTATTTGGGAATGAAGCCTTCCTATAATATTGTACGAGACATCTTCTGAACGAAGCCTATGTTTCCGATGTACGTAGTACGTACTTTGTATATACTCGtactaaaatagtaaaaaaCACAAATGCCCGCATAAGTACTGTGTGTAGCACTAGCAACACTTGGATGTCCCGATCTTGATTATCCATGGAAGTACAACTTCTGCCACACCATAATAAAATTGTACATCATGTTAGCAGAATAAAAATCTGAGCCAAAAGAAATTCACATTAATTCATCCATAAATAATATACCAACAAATACAAACAAATCAATAAGTCTCTCTTACGTAACAATAtattcatgttttaaatttagACTTCTCTGTGTTGATAATGCGATCAATATCTAATCATATGCTTAGACTAAATTAAACTGTATTTAACATGATTATTAAGATATATTCTCATTTGGAAAATAGAACAGTAGTTTGTTCAACGAGCCAATGCCATGGGAAACTTGTAGAGACgagaattaaacaaaaaaagcaAGCTGCAATGCAAAGAAAACTTCACCAGAAAAAAGTCATTCAACTATATAGTATATCGCTGTCCTAAAGTCTACAAATGATCATTATTGAAGGTGAAAGTAAAAAAAGATGAGGACCAATGGATTGCTTCAATTTTTTGTATATACAACTCTAATCAAAAGATACAGACAAGTATTGCAAACAAGTCCAAAAACCATGTTAAATAAGAAATTCCATAACCATTTCAATTGCTACATCTCTTCCTTGATATTTTCAGAAGAAGTTTTGCAATATGATTTATACCCTTGAGTTATATACATGGTGGGATCTCTTTATAGGTGTCCGAATTGATGGATTTTACTCTGGCACAAAAAACATTTAATGAACACGTGAAGCTTCCCCCCCCTTTTCTTTATCTATAATGGCACAAAATACATGGTGAGACCTGTGAGACAGCTAAATGTCGTAAAAATGACGAAGAAACCTTTCGATATAGAAGAATCCGTGAATCTTTTCAGTGGAGAGCATCACATAAAATCATTAAAGCTTGAGAATTAAAATAATTCTCTTGAGTTAACTTCGTAAATGGGGCAGTAGATGCCCTTGAGTCATCCAGCAAGATATGAAGAAATGGGGGCAGTAAATGCCCTTGAGTTAACTTCGTAAATCGCAATCAACTAATCTGATGCACACACAGAGACATACCAAACAAAATACGAAGATCTTCGCACCATCTGAACAATATGCGTCACAAATCTCACCTCAGATCGTGCAGATCTTCGCACGAACGCCTCTTCGAAAGATGGGTTTTCTCCAGCCGCACTGAAGGATCGATGCAAACAAATGAAACGAGAGAAGATAGGGTTTTGGATTTTTATAAATTAGGgataattaagtcatttgtaatatattttatcattacattaaaattatcacaccgCTTACAAAGGATGTTTTATCcttctcaaaatttatttatcaaggGATCATGAGCTTTTTAAAAAGGTACCAAATGTGGGATAATGggaattatttatcaatcccaCCCTTATCTCATGTACCAAACAATGCCTAAATCAAGTATATATTTATGCATAAGTAGTTATATGCAttgtcatttaatttttttcctaatgTTGTTATACATTTTTGACAGTTCAAGATTTTGGCTGACAGAGAAGTCGTGCCGCACAAGTACTCGATAAAAGCTTCACCAGGTAAATTGTTCAAgtctatataattaattacaccCATGCATcagtttttttgtttgtttttttaattaaactttGAAGATTTTACAGAGATCGTAAATGATACAACACAAATTTATAGTGTGCTATATTTACAATTAGTAAATACTTACAATATTTAGTACAAGACAAAATATAGAATAGATAATATTACAACTACGTGTCTTGTAAAAGCAAAACTCGAATAATTGAAGAGGGCAACTCATTTTTCCGCTAATACAAGATATTAAAACAAATGGATCGGAGGGGTTTATTGCAAATACATAATTAAGATCGAGTAAAATGGTCTCACGGATATAAATCTCACATTTTTATAACTGTGATCTGATTTATATTTGAAgtcaaaagtaatatttttgacataaatagtaatactttttaatgaGTCGGATCAAATaggagattcgtctcacaaaattgacatataaGACAGTATCTATGTGTTTTTGTGAGTAACAAATCCCATGATTTTGTGGAGCTTACATATTTAGACATGTATgtcttattaaatttatatttttgattaCTCTATGTTNTATATAACATGCctgcatatatattttatgtgacAAATCAACAAATAAACAAAGTAGATGAAAAGCAACAAGAAAATGTGATGATGCATGCAAGAAAAGGTACATGGAGAGAATGGGTTGAAGACCCCAACAAATCTGAATATTTTAACATGGATTATCATTGGTAAATAACAAGAAAAATCCATTCGTCCCGTAAAACAagggtttttgttttattt comes from the Primulina huaijiensis isolate GDHJ02 chromosome 8, ASM1229523v2, whole genome shotgun sequence genome and includes:
- the LOC140982488 gene encoding uncharacterized protein isoform X1, with the protein product MYRNAFERLCYLLTHVGGLVESRHVMVEEKVAMFLSILAHHKKNRIISHDYIRSGHTVSTHFHEVLKSILKLYPILIAKHVPVDESCTNETWKWFKGCVGALDGTYISVHVSNQQKPKYRIRKGTTTVNILGVCDREMRFIYALTGWEGSAADARVLRDAIHRQNGLKVPRVEMEFRTSSSKGHDKGKKIEKTRRVWTTREEDVLLQALKEAVNHGWKSENGFRIGYLGFLEYAMKKTFPNTDLRANPHINSKIHVWKKFHGTLMTLLSKSGIGWNGIEKMIDATNEAWELLEKMDSSVHGMRYRSWPYYNDWCEIFGRDRSTGERSESFADAVQEDDLNLGNTDGAAVGVGLEKLLDGFEDNADSISISDPIFSDATSGKKSVGKKRKRSAEIEDRIFDAMNKFSDMTQVSIDEL
- the LOC140982488 gene encoding uncharacterized protein isoform X2; protein product: MYRNAFERLCYLLTHVGGLVESRHVMVEEKVAMFLSILAHHKKNRIISHDYIRSGHTVSTHFHEVLKSILKLYPILIAKHVPVDESCTNETWKWFKGCVGALDGTYISVHVSNQQKPKYRIRKGTTTVNILGVCDREMRFIYALTGWEGSAADARVLRDAIHRQNGLKVPREMEFRTSSSKGHDKGKKIEKTRRVWTTREEDVLLQALKEAVNHGWKSENGFRIGYLGFLEYAMKKTFPNTDLRANPHINSKIHVWKKFHGTLMTLLSKSGIGWNGIEKMIDATNEAWELLEKMDSSVHGMRYRSWPYYNDWCEIFGRDRSTGERSESFADAVQEDDLNLGNTDGAAVGVGLEKLLDGFEDNADSISISDPIFSDATSGKKSVGKKRKRSAEIEDRIFDAMNKFSDMTQVSIDEL